The window ATTACTAATTGATCCATTGATTTTTGAATAAATTAGCACTGATGACCGGGTGTAAAAAGCTGAGCAAACATTTTTTTAGAAAGTCTGCTATGCCAGCACATCAGGTAGTTACTTATCTTATTTTTGAGACGGTAAGAACTTTACTTGGCCGTTAGGATCTTGACGATATGCGCGAATTTCCCTTTGTCGCAATTCTCGGGGACTACGTCGACTTCATCATCCAATTTTAAACTCATATACTCTGGCACCTCAGCGATGGTACTCAATCCACGACGTGCGTGCTTGTAATGAATTTTGGCAAAATGCTTATTTTCGCGCTCAGAGTCCGAGAGTTTTTCCAGGCACTCAGGTAAATCTTTACGGTCTGATTTGGCATCGTAGAGATGTGTTACCCAGCCATGCTTAAAATTGTCTTTCGTCGCTTGCTCCATATCAGTTTCTTGACTAAATGCATTTGGCGCACAGATTACAAGCACAGTACAGATACTAAGCGCGCTAATCATCAATCTTGGCATTGTGATTTCTTTCTTGGACATCGTATTCTCCTAAGTCGATAAATTGACCTTTAAGTCACTCATTTCGTCAGAGTTTCGCTAATAAAATCCATATACTCCCTATAAGTGGATCAAAAAAATCTAAATTGACTAGGGAATATATGGACGATTGAAATATACGTATAGGGAGTATTTTATTTATTTAAATTTGGTTTGTATTTCTCAAACTCACTATTTACTCTTCTTCCTTTACTTTATCCTTAAATAAGCTGTAGCTCAACGGCAGTAACAGCAGGGTAAAAAAAGTTGCTGAGACAATGCCGCCAACAATCACTACTGCAAAAGGGCGTTGGGTTTCTGAGCCGATTCCGTGCGATAACGCGGCTGGCAATAAACCTAAACCTGCCATCAACGCAGTCATCAATATCGGTCTGAGCCTGCTGACTGCGCCTTCAATTGCGCTAGAAAAATCAGCACGGCTGGTTTTCTCAAATTCTAATATTTGCTCAAGCATGATCACACCGTTCTGCACAGAGATGCCCGCTACTGCGATGAATCCTACTGCAGCAGAAACAGAGAAGTGCAAACCCGCCAGTGCTAAACCAGCGATTCCGCCTATCATCGTAAAAGGTACCATCATCAAGATAAGCATTGCCATACGGATGGAGCGAAAGGCCCAGAACAGTAATGCAAAGATTAGGAAAATCGTTATTGGTACAATGATTTCTAAGCGCTTGACTGCACGTTGCTGGTTCTCAAACTGACCACCCCAGACGATGTAATAACCGGTCGGTAAATTGACTTGTTCAGCAACTTTTTGCTGCGCTTCTGCTACAAAACTGCCTTGATCCCGTCCTAACAAATTCGCTTTGACCGAGGCATTGCGGCCACCAGCTTCGCGGCTGATACGTGCCGCACCCTGCCGCACCTCAATGCGCGCAAGATCAGCCAGATCAATCGTGCCTGCACCGTTAGGTAAGTTGATTTGCAGACTACCAATGCCATCTATCGATTCTCTGTAGGCAGCTTTTAATCGGATGGTGATGTCAAAGCGTTTGTCGTCTTCATAAAACGTACTGACGGGTGTGTCGGCTAAGGCGGTCTGTATCGTATTATTGACATCCGACACGTTGATACCTAAGCGTGCAATTTTTTCTCTGTCAATCACAATATTGAGTTGTGTTTGACCACCGCTTTTGATCGCATCTACATCGCTTGCGCCACGAATGCCTTTGAGTATTCCAGAAATCTGCTCACTCTTTTGTGTCAGGATATCCAAGTCTGGACCAAAAATTTTGACCGCGATTTCACCTTTGACGCCCGATAGAGCTTCTTCCACATTATCTTGTATCACTTGGGAAAAATTAGTCGGCACGCCTGGTAGTGTCCCGATCTTGGCGGTCATGCTTTCGATCAGACTTTCTTTATCGGCGAACTTCCATTGATCATGTGGTTTTAGATCAACCAGTATTTCCATACTGTTAGGACCTTTCGGATCAGTGCCATCATCTGGGCGGCCGACTTGGGATACCACGGTGCTGACTTCGGGATAACTCAGCAAAATAGCTCTGACCTGACGCTCTACTTCACGCGTTTTCTCTAGTGCAGTGGAGGGCGGTAAGCTGACGGTCAACCAGATATTTCCTTCATCCAGCTTAGGCAAAAATTCACTACCAAGCCGGGGCGCCAGTAACAAAGTGATCGCAAGTACGATGCAAGATACGATCATGACTGTGCGTTTTTGTCCATCAGCTTTGTAGAGTAGCTTGCGGTACCAGTCCTGTATGGCTTGCATCCAGTTGCTATGCTTTTCTGCCAGGCTATGACGCTTCATCGTCAGCGCCAGTAAGGTCGGGATCAGGGTCATGGTTAAAATCAAGGCACCCAACATTGCAAAGCTTAACGTTAAGGCGACAGGTGAGAAGATTTTTCCTTCAACCCGCTGGAAAGTAAAAATTGGAATAAACGCCAGAATGATGATGGCTTTGGCAAACAGAATAGGGTGTCCCATTTCAACCACGGTTTTTTTCAGTACCTGTTTGCGCCAGAGGAAGAGATTACTCTGATGTTCTAAATCATGGTGTTTCAGGGCCAGCCTCACCATTAATGCTTCGACCAGCACGACCGCACTATCGATGATGATCCCAAAGTCTACTGCCCCCAAAGAAATCAGGTTGGCAGGAATCCCTTTTAGATCGAGCATGATAAAAGCGCATAGTAGGGATAGCGGTATCACCGTTACCACGATTAACGCAGCGCGCCAATTGCGTAAAAACAGGATCAATATCGTCATCACTAATACCGCACCGACGACTAAGTTTTCAAATACTGTTTTGACCGTATGGTTGAGTAGCTCGGTACGATCATAGATCTGATGCAGACGTACACCTTTTGGCAACTTGGTATTGACGACTTCAATTTTTTTCTTCAGATCAGTAATGATCTTGGCCGCGTTACCGCCTTTGACCATTTGCACGATGCCAAGAACATAGCTGTCACCTTGGTTATAAGAGATGTTGCCAGAGCGTGGGCGGCTACCAATTTCTACATCGGCTACATCCGAGAGTAATACTGTCTTGCCGTTTTTTGCATTGACAATGACGCGACCAATATCTTCTTTATTGTTGAATAAGCCGACTCCGCGGACGATCAGCGTTTCGTCACCACGACGAATAGCGCCGCCACCAACGTTAACATTATTATTTGCCAGTGCTTGATTGACTTGGTCTAGAGTGATGCCATAACGTCGTAAGGCATTAGGATCTACCTGGACTTGGTATTCTTTTACAGTGCCACCAAAACTGACGACATCTGCAACACCTGAGACGATTCTTAATTCAGGCCTGACGACCCAATCTTGTAAAGTGCGGATGTCGTTTTCTGACATGCCTGCCGGTGCATCAATCACATAACGATAGATTTCACCAACCGAGGTCGTTAACGGTGCAATGCTGGACTGAATGCCATTCGGTAGTGTTACGCCTTGTAATTTTTCCAGTACTTGCTGGCGCGCAAAGTAGTCGTCCGTACCGTCATTAAAGGTAATGGTAACAACCGACAGACCGATAATCGATACCGAGCGTACTTGAGTCTGGCCTGGCACACCACTCATCTCGCGCTCTATCGGTAAGGTGATGGCTCGCTCAACTTCTTCCGCCGCTTGTCCCGGGAATTGAGTGACAATTTGTACTTGTACATCCTGCACATCGGGGAAGGCTTCAATCGGTAAGTTGCCTAGTGCGCGATAGCCAAATACAACTAGCGCTACTGTCAGTACTAATACAAATACGCGCTGAGTCAGAACAAAATCAACAAACTTATTGAGCATGAGAAGCCACCTCAGCATTGAGTAACAAGCTGCCTTCAGTGACTATCCGTTGACCCGCATTTAAGCCGCTATCGACATAGCTATTTTTCTGGCCACGTCGAACAACGTTGACACGCTGTTTTTGGAATTCACCTTCTTTTTTCTCAACAAAGACATAGCTATAAAGCCCCTCCGCGATCAGGCTTGTATTCGGCACCTTGATGGCTTTTTTGTCGCTGTCACTGAGAAAAGAAATTCGGGCGAACATCTCAGGACGTAGTTTTTGATCGTGATTAGATAATACGCCGCGCACTTGTATGCGTCTGGTGTTCGGGTCCAATGCTAAGCCGACCCGATCTACTGTGGCGTCGAACAATTGATCTGGATAGGCATCAAATGACATTGCCATTTTTTGGCCTGGATGAATGCTGGCGATGTAACGTTCAGGTACATCAATCAAGACCCACAGTTTGCTTAAATCACTAATCACGAATAATGAATTTGGTGCATCAGGACGCACCTCCATACCGGGATTGATTTGTTTGTCTGCAACCAGGCCAGCGATCGGCGCTTTTAATGAGAACTTGCCGTTTTCGTTACCGACTGCGTTCAGGTTGCGCATATGCAGGCTGCACCGCTTAGTTTCTGCTACGGCTTGTAAAAAATCGGCTTCGGCGGATTCAAAATCTTTGCGCGCAATGACTTCGTGCTCGAACAGATTTTTTGCCCGGTCAAAGGCTAATTTCTTACGTTGCTCATCCGCTTTTGCTTTAGCCCAGTCGGCATCTGCAGTGGCTAAATCTGGTGAGTCCAGTTCAGCCAGTGATTGGTTCTTTGCTACTTTGTCACCTGCTTCAACATGCGATGACAATACGCGTCCAAGAACGGGGGAGCTTACTCGTGCGGTGACGTTTTCGTCGTAGGCTATTTTGCCATTCATCGCCTCCGCGATTGGAATACTAACTTCGCTGACGGCGGCCACTTTGATTGAAGACAGTTGAGGTGCATTGTGGGGGTAACTAATTTTCCCTGTATCGGGCTTTACATCTGACTTCGATCCAGCTGATAAAGTAGCTGGCGAATCAGTTTTTTTCTCTGTTGCTTCAACGGAGGTAATGATATAGCTGATGGCACAAACTACGATGATGGTTATTACAATACCAAAACCTAAATTCATTATTTTATTGCGCTTCATTTCTTTTCTTCTTCCTCTATGCTGATACGTAGGGCAGCTTGTACTTTGGCGAAGTCAGCTTGGGCATTAATCGCATCCATCTCAATGGCGCGATAAGTTCGCCTTGCATCAAGCACATCCATTACACCAAGTGCACCATTTTTAAAGGCGAATTCCGCCGCCTCGGCAGAATTGCGGGCAGCGCTTAATAATTCACCCTGAAAACGTGCGGTCATTTCTTTCGATGCCTGGGCAGATTCGATTAAAAGTACTAGCTCATTGCGAGCTGCTTCTTTGGTTTTTTCTAAGCTCTCATTGGCGGCATCTACTGCGCTCTCTGCTACGCGTATTTCGCCCTGAAATTCATAGCGGGTAAACAAAGGAATCTGTACGCCAATGCCGAAACTGTTACCTGAGCCTTGAGGATTGCTGGCGCTAACCGGGTAATGTTCAAACTGAACGCCGACAGAGATATCTCTGGTTCTTGCTGCCAGTGCCAGCTTACGTGCAGCCAGTGCCGCATCTAGCCGCGCTTTTGCAGCCAATACATCAGGACGTTTTTGTATGACCAGATCCAGCTTATCCTGCACCTCAGGCAGTATTTGTGCGGGCCAATCATCGACAGCATGCACGCTGTTAGCAGATACTGTTAGACCTAATAAAGAAATCAGATTCGTTTGTGCATGCAGCAGATCGGATGCTGCTTGTCGTGCGTCGTTCTCGGCGCGCAAGGCATCTACCCGGATTCTGGCAGCGTCTGCTCCTGCGATATCACCAGCTTTCTTTCTCTTTTCTGCGGCGGCTTGTGTGATAGAGAACAAATCTCTGGTCTCGTTGGCAATGCGTAGTTTATGTTGTGCTGCTATCAGATCAAAATAGGCTGCGCTGACGATTTGCTTGGTTTGTCTGCGGACATCGTGCCAGTCTTGGTGTGCTGCGGTTTCCAGATAGCCGGCATTCTCAATCCGTAAATCACGTTTGCCGCCTCGCTCTATTAATTGATCTACTCTGATCGTACTGTCGACCGTTTTGTCTTTAGGCTTGCCTGCACCGATCCCCAGCTTGGGATTAATACCAGCGGTCTGCAGCGTCAGCATGGGATTAGGCGGTGCTGACGCTATCGTTTTCATCGCGCTGGCGGTATCAATCGCAATGTTGCCAAGTTTTAGGTCACGGTTGTGCTGTAGTGCATATTCCAGTGCCTGCTGTAAAGTCAATCGTGGCAGTGACGACACAATGTTTTGCTCTTCATACAATGACGAGACAGGACTATTTGGAGTGGAGTAAGAAGTGGCGCTATCGATTAAATTTGCTTGCGCTGATATGGGGGCTGCAAGACCCATCGTAGCAACACCCATTAAAACGACGGCACACTGGGCTTGCCATGTGTTGAACGAAATCATTGCGGTTTCTCTATACAAAAAGGCAGAGATGAAAAAGCATTTTTTGCTTTTAAAAAGATATTAGGCCTTACTTAGCGTCTGTTGCGCTTGATAATTTAAACAATTTTTATTGCTTTTAAGAAGTTTTTTCAATCCTTGTTAAAGGCAACATGATACTCAATTTCAATACGATAAAAGACCTGAATCCATGGCATTGATCTGATATCGCGCAACAAAGATGTTTCAAAATGTTTCAAATATTTTGGGCGGAACTTACATAAAATTGCTTTGGCAATATGGTTTGATGACGACAATATAATTACTTTGTCATCAGATATTGATTTAGCTAAAACAGTTTTATGTAAATACTATTTTGTTCAAGACATTTAGTCATAGATTGAGATGCTTGATCAAGCCTGAAGAAATATTCAGGCTTGATTCATGATGCTTACAGGATAGTATGCTTTAGTTATTACTTTGTACAAATTAGAAATGGATTACGGCATCTATCGCAAACATTGTTTGATTAAATTTGCCCGCACCTGCTGTCGCAGTTGGATTATCGTATGCATCAATATCTGTAGAACGCTCATAACGAAGTTCTGGGCGAATAGTGATCGCTTTACCGATCCAATGTTGCCAGCCCAAGCCAAATTCGTAGTAACGGGTTTTGAAGCCCGTACGCTGACCAGTTGTGTCATCCAATACATCCGTACGGAAGGTGACTGAATCACGCGGAGAAACCTGATAACCAATATAGTTGACGAAAGCCCATTCATGCGATTTACAAGTCGCACCGTCATTAGGTCCGCATTGCGCACCCGATGGAGCACCATATTTTAAGTTGCCATAGCGTGCAGCCAACAACGCCGGTCCCGCACCTGTTACGTCATTCACGTTGGGCGTATCGTTCTGGAACATTCTCCAGTACTCACTAGACATATGCCAATTTTCATTGAACTTGTGATACCAGGTAACGACTTCGTGCTGAAGATTATTCCAGCCAAATTTTCCGTTATTTCCCAAGATAGGATGCGCGCCATTCAAACAAGCATAGAAGTTATCGTTGGCTGTATCAGACGTCCAGCCCAAGCAAGCTGCTGGCGTGAACTGACGTTCAGCTTTATTCCAGATCGCGATGTCATTACCGGCAGAGACTTCACCTTGAATCAGCCAATTTTTGTTTAGTTTGACTGTCGCAACAATACCTTGTTGCGTATAAGGATCAACCGCGTAAAGTAAGGAGTGGGTAAAGGTGTAATTGTTCGGTGCAAGCTGCGCCTCAATATCTGGTACAGAAATATAGCGACCTACACGTACATTCATCCCATCTGCAACAAATGGGGTATACCACTCGCCATACATCATGACTGGATCAAAGCCGTATTTCCGGCCTTTATCTGTGTATTGATCGCTAAATACGCCTTTGGAGAAAGTATATTTATAGTCAGTACCGTACAAACCAGTCACACGAAAACCCCAATCGTTGTGATCTTTTTGTACTACGTCAGGCACACGCTCAACATAGACTGCAACTTGATTCAATTGAAACGAATTAGCTGCATAGTCGTAAGCAGCAGGGTAATTTCCGCCAGTGCCAGTTGCAAAATTAAATTTTGATTTTGATGTACTAATGTTGTAACTAGGTGCTATCCAGCCATAGACAGTAATGCGCGAATCTTTCCAGGCTTTTCCATTTGGACCACAATAAATTGTGTCCATTAGCGGGCCATAGTATTGGTTGTCATAACCAATCGTTTCAGAACCACCAATCGGCCAAGTTGCGAATGGATACGGTGGGCTGGACACGGGAGGTGCCTGCACATCTTTGCGCCAGCTCGGGGCTGCGTCAGCAGGATCGCCATTCCATTTCAGGTAGTCGCTATAGGTTGTGCTAAACCTCTCTGAGAAACTCTTTGAAGCAGAATTTTCTGGGCATCCCTCTGCTGCACCACTCTGTGCTAACGCAATATTGTTGAAGGCTAAGGTAGTAGCCGCAACGAATGCGAGTGACAACATTTTTTGCATTTTATTTTCCCTGGAGTTATAAATTCAAATGTATCAACGACGTGTTGTTACACCAGTTTAAAAATCAGTAATCGATTAATTAAATGGTCATGCTTTGTGCCTTAAAAATTTTTTTAGGACCAAAAAAACTGCCAATTCAATTTATTCTGAACGAGGAGAAGATTACTAGGATCGATATAAAAAAAATGCAAAAAGTCAGTTGATGCTTGTAAATTTTATGTAAACGAACCGATTAATTTGTCATTAGTGAAAAATAGATATTAGGTGCATTAAAATTTTTTTTATAAAAAATTTACGAATAAATTCCATTTTTTTTCAATTTATTTATATGGATTTTGTTAAATTTGCTATGCAGTTTTTATTCCAATATCAGCTATTAATTATTGTCAAGATTAAGAATATTTAAATCAAAAAATTTCAAATAATATTCTGATCAGTATTTTTTATTCTATGAAAATTGGAAATCGTCATAGAGAAAATTATGTATTTAGTCAAATGTCATTCTTTGTTTTTCGCATAAATCCAAAGAATTTTTAAGTTAGTAGTAAAGTCAAATATTGAAAGTACCAAATGAAATATATTTCTATCTGCGTTACCTGCATCATAGCGGCGAGCTTCTCTTTAAATGTTATCGCTGCGGAAGATCAGTTTTTAGTTCAGCAGGCACATAAGAATCAATTAGCACACGAATCTAAAAAAACAAAAACTATTGAAAAGTCAGCAGAAGACAAAAAACACGCTGCATTAACATCTGAGATAAGTAAAGATAGTGTTTCACCAAAAACGTCAAAGTAATGTTTTTTTGTGATTAAATTTTCTTAGCCAGAAAAATAATTGTTTTACTTTTCTTTATTAATCTCTATTGCTTTGACCAAGTGTGCAGATATAGCGAAATATGAGAATGCGTTTCAGTCATTTTATTGCTGTATCTCCGTTTAAATAACGCGCACCGTTACCACGTTGAGCCGCAACGTCGCCTGGGTTATACAGCGAGCAGGATTTCAGTGAGAGGCAGCCGCAGCCTATGCAGGACGTGAGTTTGTCCCGTAGCGCAACTAAGGCATCTATGCGCTGCTGGAGTGTCGTTTGCCATGAGGATGACAATTTTTCCCAATCTTGTTTTGTCGGTGTGCGTTGTTCGGGCAGTGACGCTAATGCTGATTTGATTTCGCTCAGGCTCAGACCCGCAGTTTGCGCGGCACGAATAAAAGCGACACGCCTCAATACTTCTTTTGGAAACTGTCTTTGTTGCCCCGCATTGCGTGAGCTGGTGATCAATCCTTGTTCTTCGTAATATCGTAATGCACTAGCTGCGAGTCCAGAGCGTTTCGCCAAGTCACCAATGCTAATCAGATTCTCGGTTGATTTTTTCACCGTAATTCCCTTTGTCTCAGCTTTTAATACACGCATCATAGTTAACAAAAATTATCCTTGACTTCAAGTGTACTTGAACTTGTATGCTTATTTCATCAAAAATTGTTAAGGACATTGCGATGAAAAAAGGTTCAACAGAATCTGTCAGGGATTACTCCTCATCTGAGCTTTTAGACCAGCTGCTGGATGCCAGTGCTCATTTTGCGTTGGCATCAAAAGGTACGACTAATCACTGTCCTATGGCATTGATCGCGTTAGCGAAGATGGGAGCCAGCCCAGAACGTTTACAACAGTTTTTTAGTATGTGGCAAAACACTTATGCGCTGCCAATGCGAATGAGTCAATGTAAAGTGACTGCTGATAACTGGCAACGGCAGCTAGGAAAAGTGGATAATTTCATGCCCTTGCGTGCTTATTTTATGACGGCGATTTCTGCCCGCAGTGCTGATGAGGTATTGATCGAAGTGTTAAGTCAGATCCCTTTTGCGCCAGCAACGGCGGCGTTCCATGCCTTGATTCGCCTCGCATATGGTTTAGATGCGCATCATATTGGAGAAATTGCCGCCGGACTGGCACATCTTATGGTGTCGAATCTGGACATTAAGATAAAGAGCAATCAGCCGCAGTTTGCTGTTACAGCGGAGCAAGCATTGGCCCAGTTGTCGCTATTGTACAAAGCCAATCCAAATCTGTATGTGGGTGATTCGATTGTCGGTAGTCTTAAAGCGGTGGTCGCCGATCCGCGCTTTGCTGATGGCCTCTACCTGATCGAAAATCAGTCTCAGTTATTGAATGAGATGATGCTTGAGATGACAAGCTTAGCAATCGTCGCCTACTGGAAAAGTAAAAATTTTACTGTGCTGCATATGGTCACGGCGATGCATGCTGCGCGTATTGTATTTGCTCGTTTGCCGCAGAATTTAGTCGTCGTCTTATTGCCGCAATTGTGGGTGGCTTTTTGTGCCGCCTATGTGTCGGTAGGAGCACCCTCGCTACCATCACTCGTTTCTGCCGAGCGTGAGGCAGAATTAATACTCAATTCGTTGTACCGAACATCTCCAGAACAAGCCTAGTCAGATTTATTTGCTAAGGCGATTCAGAGTGATAACGACCATGTCATCAAGTTGACTCATACCTGCTATGAACAAAACCGGATTTATCCATCTCCGTTGTATCTTGCGACCATAATCAGGCTGTTGTCCAAAACTGATTAATCTATCTTGTGGATTTCTCAACACAAGTTTTTTAGGATACATTCGACCCGATCTTAAAAGTAATTTATGCGGATTCCTGAGACTGGATTCTGATCTGCCGTCCAATATGATTTTCAGACAGTCGATTCCCTGCACCAAATAACTGGTCGCGCAGTGTGCCGCCGATATATTGGTTACGATAGCGTCCGCGTTTTTGGAGCTCGGGTACGATGAAATCAACCACGTCGGCCATACTGTCATGTGACACAGCAAACGCCAGATTGAAACCGTCTATCCCGGTTTCTTCTACCCAATCGATCAGTTGATCGGCGATTTGCTGTGGGCTACCGATCAACACCGGACCACGTCCGCCAAGGCCGATAAACTCTGCCGCTTCTCTCACTGTCCAGCGACGTGTAGGGTCAGCCTGGCTG of the Undibacterium sp. 5I1 genome contains:
- a CDS encoding efflux RND transporter periplasmic adaptor subunit; this encodes MKRNKIMNLGFGIVITIIVVCAISYIITSVEATEKKTDSPATLSAGSKSDVKPDTGKISYPHNAPQLSSIKVAAVSEVSIPIAEAMNGKIAYDENVTARVSSPVLGRVLSSHVEAGDKVAKNQSLAELDSPDLATADADWAKAKADEQRKKLAFDRAKNLFEHEVIARKDFESAEADFLQAVAETKRCSLHMRNLNAVGNENGKFSLKAPIAGLVADKQINPGMEVRPDAPNSLFVISDLSKLWVLIDVPERYIASIHPGQKMAMSFDAYPDQLFDATVDRVGLALDPNTRRIQVRGVLSNHDQKLRPEMFARISFLSDSDKKAIKVPNTSLIAEGLYSYVFVEKKEGEFQKQRVNVVRRGQKNSYVDSGLNAGQRIVTEGSLLLNAEVASHAQ
- the soxR gene encoding redox-sensitive transcriptional activator SoxR, which produces MKKSTENLISIGDLAKRSGLAASALRYYEEQGLITSSRNAGQQRQFPKEVLRRVAFIRAAQTAGLSLSEIKSALASLPEQRTPTKQDWEKLSSSWQTTLQQRIDALVALRDKLTSCIGCGCLSLKSCSLYNPGDVAAQRGNGARYLNGDTAIK
- a CDS encoding outer membrane beta-barrel protein, which translates into the protein MQKMLSLAFVAATTLAFNNIALAQSGAAEGCPENSASKSFSERFSTTYSDYLKWNGDPADAAPSWRKDVQAPPVSSPPYPFATWPIGGSETIGYDNQYYGPLMDTIYCGPNGKAWKDSRITVYGWIAPSYNISTSKSKFNFATGTGGNYPAAYDYAANSFQLNQVAVYVERVPDVVQKDHNDWGFRVTGLYGTDYKYTFSKGVFSDQYTDKGRKYGFDPVMMYGEWYTPFVADGMNVRVGRYISVPDIEAQLAPNNYTFTHSLLYAVDPYTQQGIVATVKLNKNWLIQGEVSAGNDIAIWNKAERQFTPAACLGWTSDTANDNFYACLNGAHPILGNNGKFGWNNLQHEVVTWYHKFNENWHMSSEYWRMFQNDTPNVNDVTGAGPALLAARYGNLKYGAPSGAQCGPNDGATCKSHEWAFVNYIGYQVSPRDSVTFRTDVLDDTTGQRTGFKTRYYEFGLGWQHWIGKAITIRPELRYERSTDIDAYDNPTATAGAGKFNQTMFAIDAVIHF
- a CDS encoding questin oxidase family protein; the encoded protein is MKKGSTESVRDYSSSELLDQLLDASAHFALASKGTTNHCPMALIALAKMGASPERLQQFFSMWQNTYALPMRMSQCKVTADNWQRQLGKVDNFMPLRAYFMTAISARSADEVLIEVLSQIPFAPATAAFHALIRLAYGLDAHHIGEIAAGLAHLMVSNLDIKIKSNQPQFAVTAEQALAQLSLLYKANPNLYVGDSIVGSLKAVVADPRFADGLYLIENQSQLLNEMMLEMTSLAIVAYWKSKNFTVLHMVTAMHAARIVFARLPQNLVVVLLPQLWVAFCAAYVSVGAPSLPSLVSAEREAELILNSLYRTSPEQA
- a CDS encoding TolC family protein, yielding MISFNTWQAQCAVVLMGVATMGLAAPISAQANLIDSATSYSTPNSPVSSLYEEQNIVSSLPRLTLQQALEYALQHNRDLKLGNIAIDTASAMKTIASAPPNPMLTLQTAGINPKLGIGAGKPKDKTVDSTIRVDQLIERGGKRDLRIENAGYLETAAHQDWHDVRRQTKQIVSAAYFDLIAAQHKLRIANETRDLFSITQAAAEKRKKAGDIAGADAARIRVDALRAENDARQAASDLLHAQTNLISLLGLTVSANSVHAVDDWPAQILPEVQDKLDLVIQKRPDVLAAKARLDAALAARKLALAARTRDISVGVQFEHYPVSASNPQGSGNSFGIGVQIPLFTRYEFQGEIRVAESAVDAANESLEKTKEAARNELVLLIESAQASKEMTARFQGELLSAARNSAEAAEFAFKNGALGVMDVLDARRTYRAIEMDAINAQADFAKVQAALRISIEEEEKK
- a CDS encoding CusA/CzcA family heavy metal efflux RND transporter, with the translated sequence MLNKFVDFVLTQRVFVLVLTVALVVFGYRALGNLPIEAFPDVQDVQVQIVTQFPGQAAEEVERAITLPIEREMSGVPGQTQVRSVSIIGLSVVTITFNDGTDDYFARQQVLEKLQGVTLPNGIQSSIAPLTTSVGEIYRYVIDAPAGMSENDIRTLQDWVVRPELRIVSGVADVVSFGGTVKEYQVQVDPNALRRYGITLDQVNQALANNNVNVGGGAIRRGDETLIVRGVGLFNNKEDIGRVIVNAKNGKTVLLSDVADVEIGSRPRSGNISYNQGDSYVLGIVQMVKGGNAAKIITDLKKKIEVVNTKLPKGVRLHQIYDRTELLNHTVKTVFENLVVGAVLVMTILILFLRNWRAALIVVTVIPLSLLCAFIMLDLKGIPANLISLGAVDFGIIIDSAVVLVEALMVRLALKHHDLEHQSNLFLWRKQVLKKTVVEMGHPILFAKAIIILAFIPIFTFQRVEGKIFSPVALTLSFAMLGALILTMTLIPTLLALTMKRHSLAEKHSNWMQAIQDWYRKLLYKADGQKRTVMIVSCIVLAITLLLAPRLGSEFLPKLDEGNIWLTVSLPPSTALEKTREVERQVRAILLSYPEVSTVVSQVGRPDDGTDPKGPNSMEILVDLKPHDQWKFADKESLIESMTAKIGTLPGVPTNFSQVIQDNVEEALSGVKGEIAVKIFGPDLDILTQKSEQISGILKGIRGASDVDAIKSGGQTQLNIVIDREKIARLGINVSDVNNTIQTALADTPVSTFYEDDKRFDITIRLKAAYRESIDGIGSLQINLPNGAGTIDLADLARIEVRQGAARISREAGGRNASVKANLLGRDQGSFVAEAQQKVAEQVNLPTGYYIVWGGQFENQQRAVKRLEIIVPITIFLIFALLFWAFRSIRMAMLILMMVPFTMIGGIAGLALAGLHFSVSAAVGFIAVAGISVQNGVIMLEQILEFEKTSRADFSSAIEGAVSRLRPILMTALMAGLGLLPAALSHGIGSETQRPFAVVIVGGIVSATFFTLLLLPLSYSLFKDKVKEEE